The following proteins come from a genomic window of Ictalurus furcatus strain D&B chromosome 12, Billie_1.0, whole genome shotgun sequence:
- the phactr4a gene encoding phosphatase and actin regulator 4A isoform X4, with amino-acid sequence MERQGQKKIKGAKNSQFANDDDVDNQQNSTIGNDNPSSGRDTPPSKQKGKFSNLGKIFKPWKWRKKKESSEKFKETSEVLERKISLRRPRQELIDKGVLKEISENESNNVKAPSVKNGHTLPVSGDQGSEAGSEVKSRPHGEERKSLLAPEPERRSRIPSDVTRNRQPLDVDARTRIPSDSEKRERDDARHRERRDENRERRDERDERGRRDDKEDREKRDRREERDSRADWREERERKDRREERRDVRVDKDGKVDRDQKRDDRDEREKREDRERKDIKERRDDHNKKEEPLRRDDRERRPESERRDDRERKDDKVRREDRERNRDDIARKAGRKLELPKLIRPQSEMDMRSSSSDVGQKIRPVSEIDHRSTLPRYSHTQDDPRARTGSVGVRFTPAPESKEQQPPPKQAILPPKWLMSSTESGQASSSSSSSSSSLSSSSSSSAPPIAKPPPRTASLLVDDSSRQSSVPVVSIRNQDNPPVVPDHSAPPAPAPAHTPAPAAAAPTPAPAAPPTTSDAPVPAKMPPVPPPKPTNRNSTLILQVTTLPRHANSQTPLHWTSRRWQTEHGAYPCLPSYLCRPQPYPDVPPPLVVSNPVPSKRSPPIPPARMTPVTKRNLGDPSSNQAEPPARSSSPNPPPSQSEDSKHPSSTAGTVSPPPSHIPPSPPGITVEPSSPTTEPPSHPPSIPLHILIQRALNSPGPVEPNPDGNHRAHSMLFEMPPEVTEVETSGRHSLPVTIEPLRLPEDDDFDMEEELQKLHPPPRQELEAGSRWGFVGDPMVIFEDSDSEQEEDNDSDGPILYRDDADEDDEEDVPLTGLAGKVKRKDTLALKLEKQQEREEKQGQENSTWRNREQWEAMRNKIGTTLTRRLSQRPTPEELEQRNILQAKNEADRRAERSEIKRRLTRKLSQRPTVAELQARKILRFHEYVECTHAEDYDRRADKPWTKLTPADKAAIRKELNEFKSSEMDVHEDSRMYTRFHRP; translated from the exons gacaaaagaaaataaaaggtgCCAAGAATTCTCAATTTGCTAACG ATGATGACGTTGACAACCAGCAGAACAGCACGATAGGGAATGACAACCCAAGCTCTGGCAGAGACACGCCTCCGTCCAAACAGAAGGGGAAGTTCTCCAACCTGGGTAAGATCTTCAAGCCCTGGaaatggaggaagaagaaggaaagcAGCGAGAAGTTCAAGGAGACGTCGGAGG TCCTGGAGAGGAAAATTTCATTGAGGAGACCCCGGCAGGAGCTGATAGACAAAGGAGTACTAAAGGAAATCTCTGAGAATG AGAGTAATAATGTGAAAGCTCCCTCAGTAAAGAATGGCCACACGCTGCCTGTATCCGGGGACCAGGGGTCAGAAGCAGGGTCAGAGGTCAAGAGCAGGCCACACGGCGAGGAACGAAAGAGCTTATTGGCACCCGAGCCTGAGCGGCGAAGCCGGATACCGTCAGATGTGACCCGTAACCGGCAGCCTCTGGACGTGGATGCCCGCACACGCATCCCATCAGACTCCGAGAAACGAGAGCGAGACGATGCAAGACACCGCGAACGGAGGGATGAGAACAGAGAACGCAGGGACGAGAGAGACGAACGCGGGAGAAGGGATGACAAAGAGGACCGGGAGAAGCGAGATAGGCGAGAGGAGCGGGATTCGAGAGCAGATTGGCGAGAAGAAAGAGAACGGAAGgacaggagagaagagagacgaGACGTCAGAGTAGATAAAGACGGGAAAGTGGACAGGGACCAAAAACGGGATGACCGGGATGAAAGAGAAAAGCGAGAGGACAGGGAAAGGAAAGATATAAAAGAGCGAAGGGATGATCACAACAAAAAGGAAGAACCTCTTCGCCGCGACGATAGAGAGAGGAGGCCTGAAAGCGAGAGGAGGGATGACAGAGAAAGGAAAGATGACAAGGTGAGAAGGGAGGAccgagaaagaaacagagatgaCATTGCGAGGAAAGCCGGGAGGAAGCTTGAGCTGCCAAAGCTGATCAGGCCTCAATCTGAGATGGATATGAGAAGCAGTTCGTCTGACGTGGGCCAGAAAATCCGGCCTGTCTCTGAAATTGACCACAGGAGCACACTGCCGCGatattcacacactcaggaTGACCCCAGGGCACGCACAG GCTCTGTGGGCGTGCGCTTCACTCCTGCCCCTGAGTCAAAGGAGCAGCAGCCTCCACCCAAACAGGCCATACTTCCCCCAAAATGGCTGATGTCCTCCACCGAATCTGGTCAggcctcatcatcatcctcctcctcctcctcctcactatcgtcatcctcctcatcctcagctCCACCCATTGCTAAGCCCCCTCCTCGCACTGCCTCTCTATTGGTGGATGACTCGTCTCGTCAGAGTTCTGTACCCGTGGTTTCAATAAGAAACCAGGACAACCCGCCTGTTGTTCCGGATCATTCTGCCCCTCCCGCCCCTGCTCCTGCTCACActcctgctcctgctgctgctgctcccaCACCTGCTCCTGCTGCACCTCCCACCACCTCTGATGCCCCTGTACCTGCTAAAATGCCACCTGTTCCCCCTCCCAAACCCACCAACCGTAATAGTACATTAATACTGCAAG TCACAACATTACCCAGGCATGCTAACTCTCAGACTCCTCTGCACTGGACCAGCAGGAGATGGCAGACTGAACATGGTGCTTACCCCTGTCTACCCAGCTATCTCTGTCGCCCCCAGCCTTATCCAG ATGTACCCCCGCCCCTGGTAGTCTCGAACCCAGTTCCTTCAAAGCGCTCTCCTCCGATTCCTCCTGCAAGGATGACGCCAGTCACTAAACGCAACTTGGGGGACCCCTCATCCAATCAGGCTGAGCCTCCTGCCAGAAGTTCTTCCCCCAACCCTCCCCCCTCCCAGTCAGAAGACAGCAAACACCCCAGCTCTACGGCTGGAACGGTCTCTCCACCACCTAGCCATATCCCTCCGTCTCCACCAGGTATTACTGTGGAGCCTTCGAGCCCCACCACTGAGCCTCCGAGCCATCCTCCATCCATACCTTTGCACATCCTGATCCAGCGTGCACTCAACAGCCCTGGCCCTGTAGAGCCCAACCCAGATGGCAATCATAGAGCTCACTCTATGCTGTTTGAGATGCCCCCAGAGGTCACAGAGGTCGAGACGAGTGGACGACATTCGCTTCCTGTCACCATCGAGCCGCTCAGACT GCCTGAGGATGATGATTTTGACATGGAGGAAGAGCTGCAAAAGCTGCACCCTCCTCCTCGGCAAGAGCTGGAGGCCGGGAGCAGGTGGGGATTTGTGGGAGACCCCATGGTTATCTTTGAGGACTCGGACAGTGAGCAAGAGGAGGATAACGACTCAGATGGACCTATTCTCTACAGAGATGATgctgatgaggatgatgaagaggatgTGCCCTTAA CTGGTCTGGCCGGCAAAGTGAAACGGAAGGACACTCTGGCTCTAAAGCTGGAGAAACAGCAGGAAAGAGAGGAGAAGCAGGGACAAGAGAACAGCACCTGGAGGAACCGGGAACAGTGGGAGGCCATGCGCAACAAGATTGGCACCACCCtcacacg GAGATTGAGTCAGAGACCAACACCAGAAGAACTTGAACAAAGAAACATTCTGCAAG CCAAGAATGAGGCAGACAGACGAGCTGAGAGAAGCGAGATCAAACGCAGACTTACAAGAAAG TTGTCTCAGAGGCCCACAGTAGCTGAGCTCCAGGCGAGAAAGATTCTACGCTTCCACGAGTATGTGGAGTGCACACACGCTGAAGACTATGACCGGCGTGCAGATAAACCCTGGACTAAACTTACACCTGCTGATAAG gcTGCCATCAGAAAGGAGCTGAATGAGTTTAAGAGTTCGGAGATGGACGTTCATGAGGACAGCAGGATGTACACCAG GTTTCATCGTCCTTAG
- the phactr4a gene encoding phosphatase and actin regulator 4A isoform X5, with product MGQGDSTHDHTLHSTPNTDDDVDNQQNSTIGNDNPSSGRDTPPSKQKGKFSNLGKIFKPWKWRKKKESSEKFKETSEVLERKISLRRPRQELIDKGVLKEISENESNNVKAPSVKNGHTLPVSGDQGSEAGSEVKSRPHGEERKSLLAPEPERRSRIPSDVTRNRQPLDVDARTRIPSDSEKRERDDARHRERRDENRERRDERDERGRRDDKEDREKRDRREERDSRADWREERERKDRREERRDVRVDKDGKVDRDQKRDDRDEREKREDRERKDIKERRDDHNKKEEPLRRDDRERRPESERRDDRERKDDKVRREDRERNRDDIARKAGRKLELPKLIRPQSEMDMRSSSSDVGQKIRPVSEIDHRSTLPRYSHTQDDPRARTGSVGVRFTPAPESKEQQPPPKQAILPPKWLMSSTESGQASSSSSSSSSSLSSSSSSSAPPIAKPPPRTASLLVDDSSRQSSVPVVSIRNQDNPPVVPDHSAPPAPAPAHTPAPAAAAPTPAPAAPPTTSDAPVPAKMPPVPPPKPTNRNSTLILQVTTLPRHANSQTPLHWTSRRWQTEHGAYPCLPSYLCRPQPYPDVPPPLVVSNPVPSKRSPPIPPARMTPVTKRNLGDPSSNQAEPPARSSSPNPPPSQSEDSKHPSSTAGTVSPPPSHIPPSPPGITVEPSSPTTEPPSHPPSIPLHILIQRALNSPGPVEPNPDGNHRAHSMLFEMPPEVTEVETSGRHSLPVTIEPLRLPEDDDFDMEEELQKLHPPPRQELEAGSRWGFVGDPMVIFEDSDSEQEEDNDSDGPILYRDDADEDDEEDVPLTGLAGKVKRKDTLALKLEKQQEREEKQGQENSTWRNREQWEAMRNKIGTTLTRRLSQRPTPEELEQRNILQAKNEADRRAERSEIKRRLTRKLSQRPTVAELQARKILRFHEYVECTHAEDYDRRADKPWTKLTPADKAAIRKELNEFKSSEMDVHEDSRMYTRFHRP from the exons ATGGGCCAGGGAGATAGCACTCATGATcacacactccactccactcctaATACAG ATGATGACGTTGACAACCAGCAGAACAGCACGATAGGGAATGACAACCCAAGCTCTGGCAGAGACACGCCTCCGTCCAAACAGAAGGGGAAGTTCTCCAACCTGGGTAAGATCTTCAAGCCCTGGaaatggaggaagaagaaggaaagcAGCGAGAAGTTCAAGGAGACGTCGGAGG TCCTGGAGAGGAAAATTTCATTGAGGAGACCCCGGCAGGAGCTGATAGACAAAGGAGTACTAAAGGAAATCTCTGAGAATG AGAGTAATAATGTGAAAGCTCCCTCAGTAAAGAATGGCCACACGCTGCCTGTATCCGGGGACCAGGGGTCAGAAGCAGGGTCAGAGGTCAAGAGCAGGCCACACGGCGAGGAACGAAAGAGCTTATTGGCACCCGAGCCTGAGCGGCGAAGCCGGATACCGTCAGATGTGACCCGTAACCGGCAGCCTCTGGACGTGGATGCCCGCACACGCATCCCATCAGACTCCGAGAAACGAGAGCGAGACGATGCAAGACACCGCGAACGGAGGGATGAGAACAGAGAACGCAGGGACGAGAGAGACGAACGCGGGAGAAGGGATGACAAAGAGGACCGGGAGAAGCGAGATAGGCGAGAGGAGCGGGATTCGAGAGCAGATTGGCGAGAAGAAAGAGAACGGAAGgacaggagagaagagagacgaGACGTCAGAGTAGATAAAGACGGGAAAGTGGACAGGGACCAAAAACGGGATGACCGGGATGAAAGAGAAAAGCGAGAGGACAGGGAAAGGAAAGATATAAAAGAGCGAAGGGATGATCACAACAAAAAGGAAGAACCTCTTCGCCGCGACGATAGAGAGAGGAGGCCTGAAAGCGAGAGGAGGGATGACAGAGAAAGGAAAGATGACAAGGTGAGAAGGGAGGAccgagaaagaaacagagatgaCATTGCGAGGAAAGCCGGGAGGAAGCTTGAGCTGCCAAAGCTGATCAGGCCTCAATCTGAGATGGATATGAGAAGCAGTTCGTCTGACGTGGGCCAGAAAATCCGGCCTGTCTCTGAAATTGACCACAGGAGCACACTGCCGCGatattcacacactcaggaTGACCCCAGGGCACGCACAG GCTCTGTGGGCGTGCGCTTCACTCCTGCCCCTGAGTCAAAGGAGCAGCAGCCTCCACCCAAACAGGCCATACTTCCCCCAAAATGGCTGATGTCCTCCACCGAATCTGGTCAggcctcatcatcatcctcctcctcctcctcctcactatcgtcatcctcctcatcctcagctCCACCCATTGCTAAGCCCCCTCCTCGCACTGCCTCTCTATTGGTGGATGACTCGTCTCGTCAGAGTTCTGTACCCGTGGTTTCAATAAGAAACCAGGACAACCCGCCTGTTGTTCCGGATCATTCTGCCCCTCCCGCCCCTGCTCCTGCTCACActcctgctcctgctgctgctgctcccaCACCTGCTCCTGCTGCACCTCCCACCACCTCTGATGCCCCTGTACCTGCTAAAATGCCACCTGTTCCCCCTCCCAAACCCACCAACCGTAATAGTACATTAATACTGCAAG TCACAACATTACCCAGGCATGCTAACTCTCAGACTCCTCTGCACTGGACCAGCAGGAGATGGCAGACTGAACATGGTGCTTACCCCTGTCTACCCAGCTATCTCTGTCGCCCCCAGCCTTATCCAG ATGTACCCCCGCCCCTGGTAGTCTCGAACCCAGTTCCTTCAAAGCGCTCTCCTCCGATTCCTCCTGCAAGGATGACGCCAGTCACTAAACGCAACTTGGGGGACCCCTCATCCAATCAGGCTGAGCCTCCTGCCAGAAGTTCTTCCCCCAACCCTCCCCCCTCCCAGTCAGAAGACAGCAAACACCCCAGCTCTACGGCTGGAACGGTCTCTCCACCACCTAGCCATATCCCTCCGTCTCCACCAGGTATTACTGTGGAGCCTTCGAGCCCCACCACTGAGCCTCCGAGCCATCCTCCATCCATACCTTTGCACATCCTGATCCAGCGTGCACTCAACAGCCCTGGCCCTGTAGAGCCCAACCCAGATGGCAATCATAGAGCTCACTCTATGCTGTTTGAGATGCCCCCAGAGGTCACAGAGGTCGAGACGAGTGGACGACATTCGCTTCCTGTCACCATCGAGCCGCTCAGACT GCCTGAGGATGATGATTTTGACATGGAGGAAGAGCTGCAAAAGCTGCACCCTCCTCCTCGGCAAGAGCTGGAGGCCGGGAGCAGGTGGGGATTTGTGGGAGACCCCATGGTTATCTTTGAGGACTCGGACAGTGAGCAAGAGGAGGATAACGACTCAGATGGACCTATTCTCTACAGAGATGATgctgatgaggatgatgaagaggatgTGCCCTTAA CTGGTCTGGCCGGCAAAGTGAAACGGAAGGACACTCTGGCTCTAAAGCTGGAGAAACAGCAGGAAAGAGAGGAGAAGCAGGGACAAGAGAACAGCACCTGGAGGAACCGGGAACAGTGGGAGGCCATGCGCAACAAGATTGGCACCACCCtcacacg GAGATTGAGTCAGAGACCAACACCAGAAGAACTTGAACAAAGAAACATTCTGCAAG CCAAGAATGAGGCAGACAGACGAGCTGAGAGAAGCGAGATCAAACGCAGACTTACAAGAAAG TTGTCTCAGAGGCCCACAGTAGCTGAGCTCCAGGCGAGAAAGATTCTACGCTTCCACGAGTATGTGGAGTGCACACACGCTGAAGACTATGACCGGCGTGCAGATAAACCCTGGACTAAACTTACACCTGCTGATAAG gcTGCCATCAGAAAGGAGCTGAATGAGTTTAAGAGTTCGGAGATGGACGTTCATGAGGACAGCAGGATGTACACCAG GTTTCATCGTCCTTAG
- the phactr4a gene encoding phosphatase and actin regulator 4A isoform X9, translating to MSRYLSAAAILEWKDKIADSMDEENHAVDQENISGQKKIKGAKNSQFANDDDVDNQQNSTIGNDNPSSGRDTPPSKQKGKFSNLGKIFKPWKWRKKKESSEKFKETSEVLERKISLRRPRQELIDKGVLKEISENESNNVKAPSVKNGHTLPVSGDQGSEAGSEVKSRPHGEERKSLLAPEPERRSRIPSDVTRNRQPLDVDARTRIPSDSEKRERDDARHRERRDENRERRDERDERGRRDDKEDREKRDRREERDSRADWREERERKDRREERRDVRVDKDGKVDRDQKRDDRDEREKREDRERKDIKERRDDHNKKEEPLRRDDRERRPESERRDDRERKDDKVRREDRERNRDDIARKAGRKLELPKLIRPQSEMDMRSSSSDVGQKIRPVSEIDHRSTLPRYSHTQDDPRARTDVPPPLVVSNPVPSKRSPPIPPARMTPVTKRNLGDPSSNQAEPPARSSSPNPPPSQSEDSKHPSSTAGTVSPPPSHIPPSPPGITVEPSSPTTEPPSHPPSIPLHILIQRALNSPGPVEPNPDGNHRAHSMLFEMPPEVTEVETSGRHSLPVTIEPLRLPEDDDFDMEEELQKLHPPPRQELEAGSRWGFVGDPMVIFEDSDSEQEEDNDSDGPILYRDDADEDDEEDVPLTGLAGKVKRKDTLALKLEKQQEREEKQGQENSTWRNREQWEAMRNKIGTTLTRRLSQRPTPEELEQRNILQAKNEADRRAERSEIKRRLTRKLSQRPTVAELQARKILRFHEYVECTHAEDYDRRADKPWTKLTPADKAAIRKELNEFKSSEMDVHEDSRMYTRFHRP from the exons gacaaaagaaaataaaaggtgCCAAGAATTCTCAATTTGCTAACG ATGATGACGTTGACAACCAGCAGAACAGCACGATAGGGAATGACAACCCAAGCTCTGGCAGAGACACGCCTCCGTCCAAACAGAAGGGGAAGTTCTCCAACCTGGGTAAGATCTTCAAGCCCTGGaaatggaggaagaagaaggaaagcAGCGAGAAGTTCAAGGAGACGTCGGAGG TCCTGGAGAGGAAAATTTCATTGAGGAGACCCCGGCAGGAGCTGATAGACAAAGGAGTACTAAAGGAAATCTCTGAGAATG AGAGTAATAATGTGAAAGCTCCCTCAGTAAAGAATGGCCACACGCTGCCTGTATCCGGGGACCAGGGGTCAGAAGCAGGGTCAGAGGTCAAGAGCAGGCCACACGGCGAGGAACGAAAGAGCTTATTGGCACCCGAGCCTGAGCGGCGAAGCCGGATACCGTCAGATGTGACCCGTAACCGGCAGCCTCTGGACGTGGATGCCCGCACACGCATCCCATCAGACTCCGAGAAACGAGAGCGAGACGATGCAAGACACCGCGAACGGAGGGATGAGAACAGAGAACGCAGGGACGAGAGAGACGAACGCGGGAGAAGGGATGACAAAGAGGACCGGGAGAAGCGAGATAGGCGAGAGGAGCGGGATTCGAGAGCAGATTGGCGAGAAGAAAGAGAACGGAAGgacaggagagaagagagacgaGACGTCAGAGTAGATAAAGACGGGAAAGTGGACAGGGACCAAAAACGGGATGACCGGGATGAAAGAGAAAAGCGAGAGGACAGGGAAAGGAAAGATATAAAAGAGCGAAGGGATGATCACAACAAAAAGGAAGAACCTCTTCGCCGCGACGATAGAGAGAGGAGGCCTGAAAGCGAGAGGAGGGATGACAGAGAAAGGAAAGATGACAAGGTGAGAAGGGAGGAccgagaaagaaacagagatgaCATTGCGAGGAAAGCCGGGAGGAAGCTTGAGCTGCCAAAGCTGATCAGGCCTCAATCTGAGATGGATATGAGAAGCAGTTCGTCTGACGTGGGCCAGAAAATCCGGCCTGTCTCTGAAATTGACCACAGGAGCACACTGCCGCGatattcacacactcaggaTGACCCCAGGGCACGCACAG ATGTACCCCCGCCCCTGGTAGTCTCGAACCCAGTTCCTTCAAAGCGCTCTCCTCCGATTCCTCCTGCAAGGATGACGCCAGTCACTAAACGCAACTTGGGGGACCCCTCATCCAATCAGGCTGAGCCTCCTGCCAGAAGTTCTTCCCCCAACCCTCCCCCCTCCCAGTCAGAAGACAGCAAACACCCCAGCTCTACGGCTGGAACGGTCTCTCCACCACCTAGCCATATCCCTCCGTCTCCACCAGGTATTACTGTGGAGCCTTCGAGCCCCACCACTGAGCCTCCGAGCCATCCTCCATCCATACCTTTGCACATCCTGATCCAGCGTGCACTCAACAGCCCTGGCCCTGTAGAGCCCAACCCAGATGGCAATCATAGAGCTCACTCTATGCTGTTTGAGATGCCCCCAGAGGTCACAGAGGTCGAGACGAGTGGACGACATTCGCTTCCTGTCACCATCGAGCCGCTCAGACT GCCTGAGGATGATGATTTTGACATGGAGGAAGAGCTGCAAAAGCTGCACCCTCCTCCTCGGCAAGAGCTGGAGGCCGGGAGCAGGTGGGGATTTGTGGGAGACCCCATGGTTATCTTTGAGGACTCGGACAGTGAGCAAGAGGAGGATAACGACTCAGATGGACCTATTCTCTACAGAGATGATgctgatgaggatgatgaagaggatgTGCCCTTAA CTGGTCTGGCCGGCAAAGTGAAACGGAAGGACACTCTGGCTCTAAAGCTGGAGAAACAGCAGGAAAGAGAGGAGAAGCAGGGACAAGAGAACAGCACCTGGAGGAACCGGGAACAGTGGGAGGCCATGCGCAACAAGATTGGCACCACCCtcacacg GAGATTGAGTCAGAGACCAACACCAGAAGAACTTGAACAAAGAAACATTCTGCAAG CCAAGAATGAGGCAGACAGACGAGCTGAGAGAAGCGAGATCAAACGCAGACTTACAAGAAAG TTGTCTCAGAGGCCCACAGTAGCTGAGCTCCAGGCGAGAAAGATTCTACGCTTCCACGAGTATGTGGAGTGCACACACGCTGAAGACTATGACCGGCGTGCAGATAAACCCTGGACTAAACTTACACCTGCTGATAAG gcTGCCATCAGAAAGGAGCTGAATGAGTTTAAGAGTTCGGAGATGGACGTTCATGAGGACAGCAGGATGTACACCAG GTTTCATCGTCCTTAG